In a single window of the Streptomyces sp. NBC_00353 genome:
- a CDS encoding helix-turn-helix domain-containing protein, with protein sequence MAPGHVAYGLSAQYGLRISADTVAAWERGLALPDEKELMALAGVLWCAPGELLTAARTLREHRVARGLAVDELARLLGLAVSAYQRMEESGRWRGNERQSAALSEALQLTAADFVTATGRHKELGELLRSAVTTRWQAYTRPVAKLVPLERRRLQDVLEQLHADYQAMMVSTLSWSTGGPERAGADGEAGRAFLDGIVERFWETAEA encoded by the coding sequence ATGGCGCCCGGTCATGTCGCCTACGGCCTCAGCGCCCAGTACGGACTCCGGATCAGCGCGGACACCGTCGCCGCCTGGGAGCGTGGTCTCGCGCTGCCCGACGAGAAGGAACTCATGGCGCTGGCCGGAGTGCTGTGGTGCGCGCCGGGCGAGCTGCTGACCGCCGCCCGCACCCTGCGCGAACACCGGGTGGCCCGTGGCCTGGCCGTGGACGAGCTGGCGCGGCTGCTGGGGCTGGCGGTCTCCGCGTATCAGCGGATGGAGGAGTCCGGGCGCTGGCGCGGCAACGAACGCCAGTCCGCGGCACTCAGCGAGGCGTTGCAGCTGACGGCGGCCGACTTCGTGACGGCGACGGGACGGCACAAGGAGCTCGGGGAGCTGCTGCGCAGCGCGGTGACAACGCGCTGGCAGGCGTACACCCGGCCGGTGGCGAAGCTGGTGCCGCTGGAGCGGCGGCGGCTGCAGGACGTGCTGGAACAGCTGCACGCCGACTACCAGGCAATGATGGTGTCGACGCTGAGCTGGAGCACAGGAGGTCCGGAGCGGGCGGGCGCGGACGGGGAGGCGGGACGGGCGTTTCTGGACGGGATCGTGGAGCGGTTCTGGGAGACGGCGGAGGCGTAG
- a CDS encoding ATP-dependent 6-phosphofructokinase has product MRIGVLTAGGDCPGLNAVIRSVVHRAVVGHGDEVIGFEDGFKGLLDGHFRPLDLNAVSGILAHGGTILGSARLERDRLREAAENCDELSRRYGIDVLIPIGGEGTLTAARMLSDAGMPVVGVPKTIDNDISSTDRTFGFDTAVGVATEAIDRLKTTAESHQRVMVVEVMGRHAGWIALESGMAGGAHGICLPERPFEVADLVKMVEERFARGKKFAVICVAEGAHPVEGSMPYAKGEIDQFGHERFQGIGNRLAVELETRLGKEARPVILGHVQRGGTPTAYDRVLATRFGWHAVEAAHRGDFGRMTALRGNDIKMVPLADAITQLKTVPKDRMYEAESVF; this is encoded by the coding sequence ATGCGCATCGGAGTTCTCACCGCAGGCGGCGATTGCCCAGGTCTGAACGCAGTGATCCGGTCGGTCGTGCACCGCGCCGTGGTGGGTCACGGCGATGAAGTCATCGGGTTCGAGGACGGCTTCAAGGGACTCCTCGACGGCCACTTCCGCCCCCTCGACCTCAACGCGGTCAGTGGCATCCTCGCGCACGGCGGCACCATTCTCGGCTCGGCCCGGCTGGAGCGCGACAGGCTCCGCGAAGCCGCCGAGAACTGTGACGAGCTGAGCCGCCGTTACGGCATCGACGTGCTGATCCCGATCGGCGGCGAGGGCACCCTCACCGCGGCCCGGATGCTGTCGGACGCCGGAATGCCCGTCGTCGGCGTTCCGAAGACCATCGACAACGACATCTCGTCCACCGACCGCACCTTCGGCTTCGACACGGCGGTCGGCGTCGCCACCGAAGCCATAGACCGTCTCAAGACCACGGCCGAATCGCACCAGCGGGTCATGGTCGTCGAGGTGATGGGCCGGCACGCGGGCTGGATCGCGCTGGAGTCCGGCATGGCGGGCGGTGCGCACGGCATCTGTCTGCCCGAGCGGCCGTTCGAGGTCGCGGACCTGGTCAAGATGGTCGAGGAGCGCTTCGCCCGCGGCAAGAAGTTCGCGGTCATCTGCGTCGCCGAGGGCGCGCACCCGGTCGAGGGCTCGATGCCGTACGCCAAGGGCGAGATCGACCAATTCGGCCACGAACGCTTCCAGGGCATCGGCAACCGGCTCGCGGTCGAGCTGGAGACCCGCCTCGGCAAGGAGGCCCGGCCGGTCATTCTCGGCCATGTCCAGCGCGGTGGCACGCCGACCGCGTACGACCGGGTGCTGGCGACCCGCTTCGGCTGGCACGCGGTCGAGGCGGCACACCGGGGCGACTTCGGCCGGATGACGGCGCTGCGCGGCAACGACATCAAGATGGTGCCGCTGGCGGACGCGATCACACAGCTGAAGACGGTGCCGAAGGACCGGATGTACGAGGCGGAGTCGGTGTTCTGA
- the pta gene encoding phosphate acetyltransferase produces MTRSVYVTGIDRGDGRQVVDLGVMELLTRQVDRVGVFRPLVHDGPDRLFELLRARYRLSQDPSSVYGLDYAEASALQAEKGTDELVSRLVDRFHQVARMYEVVLVLGTDFAATQLPDELALNARLANEFGASVIAVVGGKGQDAESVRAETRNAYRAYAGLGCDVLAMVVNRVAAEDREIIAERLTARLPVPCSVLPDDAALSAPTVAQITAALGGTVLLGDDAGLARDALDFVFGGAMLPNLLNALTPGCLVVTPGDRADLVVGALAAHSAGTPPIAGLLLTLDERPGEEILKLAARLAPGTPVVSVAGGSFPTAAELFTLEGKLNAATPRKAETALGLFERHVDTPALLDRISVARSGRVTPMMFEHELLEQARADRRRVVLPEGAEERVLRAADVLLRRDVCDLTLLGDLDVIRKKAADLGIDLADTQLIDPQTSELRQAFAERYAQLRAHRGVTVELAYDVVSDVNYFGTLMVQGGLADGMVSGAVHSTAATIRPAFEIIKTRADASIVSSVFFMCLADKVLVYGDCAVNPDPDAEQLADIAVQSAATAARFGVEPRIAMLSYSTGTSGTGADVDKVRQATDRVRESRPDLRIEGPIQYDAAVEPSVAATKLPGSEVAGQATVLIFPDLNTGNNTYKAVQRSAGAVAVGPVLQGLRKPVNDLSRGALVQDIVNTVAITAIQAQAQE; encoded by the coding sequence GTGACGCGCAGCGTGTACGTGACAGGGATCGACCGGGGAGACGGCCGCCAGGTCGTCGATCTGGGAGTCATGGAGCTCCTGACGCGTCAGGTGGACCGGGTCGGGGTGTTCCGGCCGCTCGTCCACGACGGCCCCGACCGGCTGTTCGAGTTGCTGCGGGCCCGCTACCGGCTCAGCCAGGACCCGTCGTCGGTCTATGGCCTGGACTATGCGGAGGCGTCCGCGCTGCAGGCGGAGAAGGGTACCGACGAGCTGGTCTCGCGGCTCGTCGACCGCTTCCATCAGGTGGCCCGGATGTACGAGGTGGTGCTGGTCCTCGGCACCGACTTCGCGGCCACCCAGCTCCCCGACGAGCTGGCGCTCAATGCCCGCCTGGCCAATGAGTTCGGTGCCTCGGTGATCGCGGTGGTCGGCGGGAAGGGGCAGGACGCGGAGTCGGTGCGGGCCGAGACGCGCAATGCCTACCGGGCGTACGCCGGTCTGGGCTGCGACGTCCTCGCGATGGTGGTGAACCGGGTGGCGGCCGAGGACCGCGAGATCATCGCCGAACGGCTGACGGCGCGGCTGCCCGTGCCGTGTTCGGTCCTGCCGGACGACGCCGCGCTCTCCGCGCCGACCGTCGCCCAGATCACCGCCGCGCTCGGCGGCACCGTGCTGCTCGGCGACGACGCGGGGCTGGCCCGGGACGCGCTGGACTTCGTCTTCGGCGGTGCGATGCTGCCGAATCTGCTGAACGCGCTGACGCCCGGCTGTCTGGTGGTCACGCCCGGGGACCGGGCGGATCTGGTGGTCGGCGCACTGGCCGCGCACAGCGCCGGCACCCCGCCCATCGCGGGCCTGCTGCTGACGCTCGACGAGCGCCCCGGCGAGGAGATACTCAAGCTGGCCGCACGGCTCGCACCGGGCACCCCGGTCGTGTCGGTGGCCGGCGGCTCCTTCCCCACAGCGGCCGAACTCTTCACGCTGGAGGGCAAGTTGAACGCGGCGACGCCCCGCAAGGCGGAGACCGCACTCGGCCTCTTCGAGCGCCATGTGGACACCCCCGCCCTGCTGGACCGGATCTCGGTGGCCCGCAGTGGCCGCGTCACGCCGATGATGTTCGAGCACGAGCTGCTGGAGCAGGCCCGCGCGGACCGGCGCCGGGTGGTGCTGCCGGAGGGCGCCGAGGAGCGGGTGCTGCGCGCCGCCGATGTGCTGCTGCGCCGCGATGTCTGCGATCTCACCCTCCTCGGCGACCTGGACGTCATCCGGAAGAAGGCGGCCGACCTCGGCATCGATCTTGCCGACACCCAGCTGATCGACCCGCAGACCTCCGAGCTGCGCCAGGCGTTCGCGGAGCGGTACGCACAGTTGCGCGCGCACCGCGGGGTCACGGTGGAGCTGGCGTACGACGTCGTCTCGGACGTGAACTACTTCGGCACCCTGATGGTCCAGGGGGGCCTGGCCGACGGGATGGTCTCCGGGGCCGTGCACTCCACCGCGGCGACGATCCGCCCCGCCTTCGAGATCATCAAGACCCGGGCGGACGCGTCGATCGTGTCGTCCGTCTTCTTCATGTGCCTCGCCGACAAGGTCCTGGTGTACGGCGACTGCGCGGTCAACCCGGACCCGGACGCGGAGCAGCTCGCGGACATCGCCGTCCAGTCCGCCGCCACGGCCGCCCGCTTCGGCGTGGAGCCGCGGATCGCGATGCTCTCGTACTCGACGGGTACCTCGGGCACCGGGGCCGACGTCGACAAGGTGCGCCAGGCGACGGACCGGGTGCGCGAGAGCCGGCCGGACCTCAGGATCGAGGGCCCGATCCAGTACGACGCGGCGGTCGAGCCGAGCGTGGCCGCGACCAAGCTGCCCGGTTCGGAGGTGGCGGGGCAGGCGACCGTGCTGATCTTCCCGGACCTGAACACCGGCAACAACACGTACAAGGCCGTGCAGCGCTCGGCGGGCGCCGTGGCCGTGGGGCCGGTGCTCCAGGGGCTGCGCAAGCCCGTCAACGACCTGTCGCGCGGTGCGCTGGTCCAGGACATCGTCAACACCGTGGCCATTACGGCGATCCAGGCACAGGCCCAGGAGTGA
- a CDS encoding acetate kinase — protein MTPTPMKEGSAAVQARRVLVLNSGSSSVKYQLLDMNDRSRLAIGLVERIGEETSRLLHTPLTGGDAETRERTGRIADHAAALKAAAEELAADGLGLDSPELAAIGHRVVHGGLRFTRPTVITDEVLTEIERLVPVAPLHNPANITGIRTAQALRPDLPQVAVFDTAFHTTMPEYAARYAIDVETADAHRIRRYGFHGTSHAYVSRKAAELLGRTPEEVNVIVLHLGNGASASAVAAGRCVETSMGLTPLEGLVMGTRSGDIDPAVTFHLKRVAGMSTDEIDVLLNKKSGLLGLCGDNDMREIRRRIDEGDERAALAFDIYVHRLKKYIGAYSAVLGRVDAVVFTAGVGENSAPVREAAIAGLEELGLVVDAGLNAVRSGEPRLISPNYARVAVAVVPTDEELEIADQTFALVGRAESAGQEVPVGQVDN, from the coding sequence ATGACCCCCACCCCCATGAAGGAAGGTTCCGCCGCCGTGCAGGCCCGTCGCGTACTCGTCCTCAACTCCGGCTCCTCGTCGGTGAAGTACCAGCTCCTCGACATGAACGACCGCTCCCGGCTCGCGATCGGCCTGGTCGAGCGGATCGGCGAGGAGACCTCCCGTCTGCTGCACACCCCGCTGACCGGGGGCGACGCCGAGACACGTGAGCGCACCGGCAGGATCGCCGACCACGCGGCGGCGCTGAAGGCGGCGGCCGAGGAGCTGGCCGCCGACGGGCTGGGCCTGGACTCCCCCGAGCTGGCGGCGATCGGCCACCGGGTGGTGCACGGCGGACTGCGGTTCACCCGGCCCACCGTCATCACCGACGAGGTGCTGACGGAGATCGAGCGGCTCGTTCCGGTGGCGCCGCTGCACAACCCGGCGAACATCACCGGCATCCGTACCGCGCAGGCGCTGCGCCCCGATCTGCCTCAGGTCGCCGTCTTCGACACCGCGTTCCACACGACGATGCCGGAGTACGCGGCGCGGTACGCGATCGACGTGGAGACCGCCGACGCGCACCGGATCCGCCGCTACGGCTTCCACGGCACCTCCCACGCGTACGTCTCCCGCAAGGCCGCCGAGCTGCTGGGACGCACTCCCGAGGAGGTCAATGTCATCGTGCTCCACCTGGGCAACGGTGCCTCGGCCTCGGCGGTGGCGGCCGGCCGGTGCGTGGAGACGTCGATGGGACTGACCCCGCTGGAGGGGCTGGTGATGGGGACGCGGTCCGGGGACATCGACCCGGCGGTCACCTTCCATCTGAAGCGGGTGGCAGGGATGTCCACCGACGAGATCGACGTCCTGCTGAACAAGAAGAGCGGCCTGCTCGGGCTCTGCGGGGACAACGACATGCGGGAGATCCGGCGCCGGATCGACGAGGGCGACGAGCGGGCGGCGCTGGCGTTCGACATCTATGTGCACCGGCTGAAGAAGTACATCGGCGCCTATTCGGCGGTCCTCGGGCGGGTGGATGCCGTGGTGTTCACGGCGGGGGTCGGGGAGAACTCGGCGCCGGTACGGGAGGCTGCGATCGCCGGTCTGGAGGAGCTCGGCCTGGTGGTGGACGCCGGTCTCAACGCCGTGCGGTCCGGCGAACCGAGGCTGATCTCGCCGAACTACGCGCGGGTCGCGGTCGCCGTGGTGCCGACGGACGAGGAGCTGGAGATCGCCGACCAGACCTTCGCACTGGTCGGACGGGCCGAATCGGCCGGACAGGAAGTGCCGGTCGGACAGGTCGACAACTGA
- the pyk gene encoding pyruvate kinase, translated as MRRSKIVCTLGPAVDSHEQLVALIEAGMSVARFNFSHGSHEEHQGRYDRVRKAAAETGRAVGVLADLQGPKIRLAKFAEGPVELVRGDEFTITTEDVPGDKSICGTTYKGLPSDVAKGDPILINDGNVELKVVAVDGPRVRSIVIEGGVISDHKGINLPGAAVNVPALSEKDVEDLRFALRMGCDLVALSFVRDASDVKDVHKVMDEEGRRVPVIAKVEKPQAVEHMEGVVMAFDGVMVARGDLAVEYPLEKVPMVQKRLVELCRRNAKPVIVATQMMESMITNSRPTRAEASDVANAILDGADAVMLSAESSVGAYPIETVKTMSKIVVAAEEELLSKGLQPLVPGKKPRTQGGSVARAACEIADFLDGKALVAFTKSGDTARRLSRYRAAQPILAFTTDESTRNQLALSWGVEAHVVPHVDNTDAMVDLVDAELLKLSRYNAGDTMVITAGSPPGVPGTTNMVRVHHVGGGARD; from the coding sequence ATGCGCCGTTCCAAAATCGTCTGCACCCTCGGTCCCGCCGTCGACTCCCATGAGCAGCTCGTCGCTCTGATCGAGGCCGGCATGAGCGTGGCCCGTTTCAACTTCAGCCACGGCTCCCACGAGGAACACCAGGGCCGTTACGACCGCGTCCGCAAGGCGGCCGCCGAGACGGGCCGGGCGGTGGGCGTGCTCGCCGACCTCCAGGGCCCGAAGATCCGCCTGGCGAAGTTCGCCGAGGGCCCCGTCGAACTGGTCCGCGGGGACGAGTTCACCATCACCACCGAGGACGTCCCCGGTGACAAGTCGATCTGCGGTACGACCTACAAGGGTCTGCCGAGCGACGTCGCCAAGGGCGACCCGATCCTGATCAACGACGGCAACGTCGAGCTGAAGGTCGTGGCGGTCGACGGCCCCCGGGTCCGGAGCATCGTCATCGAGGGCGGGGTCATCTCCGACCACAAGGGCATCAACCTGCCCGGTGCCGCGGTGAACGTCCCCGCCCTGTCCGAGAAGGACGTGGAGGACCTCCGGTTCGCCCTGCGGATGGGCTGCGACCTGGTCGCACTCTCCTTCGTGCGGGACGCCAGCGACGTCAAGGACGTCCACAAGGTGATGGACGAGGAGGGCCGCCGGGTCCCCGTCATCGCCAAGGTGGAGAAGCCGCAGGCCGTCGAGCACATGGAGGGCGTCGTCATGGCGTTCGACGGTGTCATGGTCGCCCGTGGCGACCTGGCCGTCGAATACCCCCTGGAGAAGGTCCCGATGGTGCAGAAGCGCCTGGTGGAGCTCTGCCGGCGGAACGCCAAGCCGGTGATCGTGGCGACCCAGATGATGGAGTCGATGATCACCAACTCGCGGCCGACCCGCGCCGAGGCGTCCGACGTCGCGAACGCGATCCTGGACGGTGCGGACGCGGTCATGCTGTCCGCCGAGTCCAGCGTCGGCGCGTACCCGATCGAGACGGTCAAGACGATGTCGAAGATCGTCGTCGCAGCCGAGGAGGAACTGCTCTCCAAGGGTCTGCAGCCGCTGGTGCCGGGCAAGAAGCCCCGTACCCAGGGTGGTTCGGTGGCCCGCGCGGCCTGCGAGATCGCGGACTTCCTGGACGGCAAGGCGCTGGTCGCCTTCACCAAGTCCGGTGACACGGCCCGCCGGCTCTCCCGCTACCGCGCCGCGCAGCCGATCCTGGCCTTCACCACCGACGAGTCCACCCGCAACCAGCTCGCGCTGAGCTGGGGCGTCGAGGCCCACGTCGTGCCGCACGTGGACAACACCGACGCCATGGTGGACCTGGTCGACGCGGAGCTGCTGAAGCTGAGCCGCTACAACGCCGGCGACACGATGGTCATCACGGCCGGTTCGCCCCCCGGCGTCCCCGGCACCACCAACATGGTCCGGGTGCATCACGTGGGCGGCGGCGCCCGCGACTGA
- a CDS encoding DUF6114 domain-containing protein yields the protein MSAETTGSRDFAYWRLRFRAWRHTRPFWAGLLTALGGAPIAYFPYANLKLGHLTLAMATTAGAGSLIIGVLLVTLGLTMWYHQIVRVFAGVASILLALVSIPVSNLGGFVVGFLLALIGGCLALSWAPGTPAGEQPAKHAAGRSPKDPEAPEGSAPDGTGPQFGAGPTYSPGPAPWSDDSTNGKVEANGGRNSAG from the coding sequence ATGAGCGCCGAGACCACAGGTTCCCGCGACTTCGCCTACTGGCGGCTGCGGTTCCGTGCCTGGCGGCACACCCGGCCGTTCTGGGCCGGCCTGCTCACCGCACTCGGTGGGGCGCCGATCGCGTACTTCCCGTACGCCAATCTCAAACTCGGCCACCTCACGCTGGCCATGGCGACCACGGCGGGTGCGGGCTCACTGATCATCGGTGTACTGCTGGTCACGCTCGGTCTGACCATGTGGTACCACCAAATTGTCCGGGTGTTCGCCGGTGTCGCCTCGATCCTGCTGGCGCTGGTCTCCATTCCGGTGTCCAACCTCGGCGGTTTCGTGGTCGGGTTCCTGCTCGCCTTGATCGGCGGCTGCCTCGCCCTGTCCTGGGCCCCGGGCACGCCCGCAGGCGAACAGCCGGCCAAGCACGCGGCCGGGCGTTCCCCGAAGGACCCGGAAGCTCCTGAGGGTTCGGCGCCTGACGGCACGGGACCTCAGTTCGGCGCCGGACCTACGTACAGCCCGGGTCCCGCTCCGTGGAGCGACGACAGCACGAACGGCAAAGTTGAAGCCAACGGCGGGAGGAACAGTGCGGGGTGA
- a CDS encoding DUF6230 family protein encodes MESQVRGGTRWKRFALVMVPSVALTAAVGVSLAQGALAASFSVSGQSFKVTAEHLDGKGFSQYGGIDAGYAELKGDKKTLHPVAISSFKSADITGMCQSVVTPDIPLLGSVSLQLKAGGGGTPVHAENLYLDVADLDADATFTNIDIGVAAKDANKGPKIKDGENVNENGFAQQADRAVLDNVKQKAWATTAGTFKLSGLSMRLYNGVKECY; translated from the coding sequence ATGGAGTCCCAAGTTCGTGGCGGGACCAGATGGAAGCGGTTCGCTCTCGTCATGGTGCCGAGCGTGGCCCTGACGGCAGCGGTAGGTGTGTCCCTTGCACAGGGCGCGCTGGCTGCTTCGTTCAGCGTCTCCGGCCAGTCGTTCAAGGTGACAGCGGAGCACCTGGACGGCAAGGGCTTCTCGCAGTACGGCGGCATAGACGCCGGCTACGCGGAGCTCAAGGGTGACAAGAAGACCCTGCACCCGGTCGCTATTTCGTCGTTCAAGTCGGCCGACATCACGGGCATGTGCCAGTCCGTGGTCACGCCGGACATCCCGCTCCTCGGGTCCGTCAGCCTCCAGCTGAAGGCCGGCGGCGGCGGTACCCCGGTTCACGCCGAGAACCTGTACCTCGACGTTGCGGATCTGGACGCCGACGCCACGTTCACCAACATCGACATCGGTGTTGCGGCGAAGGACGCCAACAAGGGTCCGAAGATCAAGGACGGCGAGAACGTCAACGAGAACGGCTTCGCCCAGCAGGCGGACCGTGCGGTTCTCGACAACGTGAAGCAGAAGGCGTGGGCGACCACCGCCGGCACCTTCAAGCTCAGCGGTCTGAGCATGCGCCTCTACAACGGCGTCAAGGAGTGCTACTAA
- a CDS encoding tetratricopeptide repeat protein, with protein sequence MQPRNMSMSGVVDLAAVKAAGEAKVKAEQARAETARQGGGGAVPPSALVIDVDEAGFERDVLQRSAEVPVVIDFWAEWCEPCKQLGPLLERLAQEYNGRFLLAKVDVDANQMLMQQFGIQGIPAVFAVVAGQALPLFQGAAPEAQIRQTLDQLIQVGEERFGLTGIAVDAAAAGPEGAEQGPAEVPAGPYDALLEAAVRALDANDFAGAVQAYKNVLSDDPANTEAKLGLAQAELLSRVRDMDPQQVRNDAAEKPGDVAAQIAAADLDLVGGHVEDAFGRLVETVRRNFGDDRDAARLRLLELFEVIGPEDPRVVAARTALARVLF encoded by the coding sequence GAACATGTCCATGAGCGGCGTCGTCGACCTCGCCGCGGTGAAGGCGGCCGGTGAGGCCAAGGTGAAGGCGGAGCAGGCCCGTGCCGAGACCGCCCGGCAGGGTGGCGGCGGAGCCGTGCCGCCGTCCGCCCTGGTGATCGATGTCGATGAGGCGGGCTTCGAGCGCGACGTCCTCCAGCGCTCCGCCGAGGTCCCCGTCGTCATCGACTTCTGGGCCGAGTGGTGCGAGCCGTGCAAGCAGTTGGGACCGCTCCTGGAGCGTCTGGCCCAGGAGTACAACGGCCGCTTCCTGCTGGCCAAGGTCGATGTCGACGCCAACCAGATGCTGATGCAGCAGTTCGGTATCCAGGGCATCCCGGCGGTCTTCGCCGTCGTCGCCGGACAGGCCCTCCCGCTCTTCCAGGGCGCGGCCCCGGAGGCCCAGATCCGGCAGACCCTGGATCAGCTGATCCAGGTCGGCGAGGAGCGGTTCGGTCTCACCGGGATCGCGGTCGACGCGGCCGCGGCCGGTCCTGAGGGAGCCGAACAGGGCCCGGCCGAGGTGCCGGCCGGTCCGTACGACGCGCTGCTCGAAGCGGCGGTCCGGGCGCTGGACGCCAACGACTTCGCCGGCGCCGTCCAGGCGTACAAGAACGTGCTCTCCGACGACCCGGCCAACACCGAGGCCAAGCTGGGTCTCGCCCAGGCCGAACTGCTCTCCCGGGTGCGGGACATGGACCCGCAGCAGGTCCGCAACGACGCCGCCGAGAAGCCGGGCGATGTGGCGGCGCAGATCGCCGCCGCCGATCTGGATCTGGTCGGCGGCCATGTCGAGGACGCCTTCGGGCGGCTCGTCGAGACCGTGCGTCGCAATTTCGGTGACGACCGGGACGCGGCGCGGCTGCGCCTTCTTGAGCTGTTCGAGGTGATCGGCCCGGAGGACCCGCGCGTCGTCGCCGCGCGCACGGCGCTGGCCCGGGTCCTGTTCTGA